Within the Candidatus Cloacimonadota bacterium genome, the region TCAAGGGATCAACATCACTAAGGGTGTTATCGTTGATGTAATTTTCGAGATTAGACATTAAGCTAATGATTTCATGAGGGTCTTGCGGAGGAATATAGACGGTCTCACCTGTCTGCTCGTTTCGTAGCTCAGTGCCAGGCAGTTTACGATAACCTGAACGGGTTTTTTCCATTTCTGCCTGGATATCGATGATTTGATTGGAAGTTAGCAATCCGGAACTCTTAACAAGTGAGTACCCTTTTTTTAAGGCAGATACATAGCTGCTGACTTCTTTTGCGGCTGCGCTCAACGCGTATTCTGGGAATATTTCCTCACGAAACAGATCGTCATGAGTAGTAATGATATTCTCTATTGCTGAACTATCCTTAGCTTCCTGAAGCGAAAGGGTATTGATCAGAATTGATTGATTGGGAATTGTGGCGGACACCCCTTTTAGTTCAGCAAGAAACCGGTGAGCGGAAGCTGCTTTCTTGAGGACTGAAGTGGTCTCCAGATCAGTCTCCGGGGGCAAATTCTTAAGAACAAATTTCATAAATACATCCTTGATGCATACAGCGAAAGTATTCTGCCCACATCAACTGGACGTGTCCAATATTTGGGCATTTTCTGTACATATGATAAGGCATATGTCCAAGAAAGCGATTTTTTCTATACATATGGATGGTGGTATGGATAGGAAACTGGCATTTTCTATACATATCGTTAATCAGCTTTAGCGTGAGTTCAAATATTCTGCGCGATTGTCGGGGCAGTGAGACAAGATTGGATGAACTCGGCGAATCCATTGCCTTACTTCTCCCCAAAGATGTTCTCATTAGCAGCGATAATCTCCGGCCAGTCTTTATCATACCGGAATCTGATAACGTGCCAGCCAGTATCCTCCAAATCTTCTTGTATTTTCTTGTCTTTATTCGCTTGATTTGGTGAATCATGGATGGGGCCGTCGATATAGACGGCTACGTATTTATCACTGTAGAGATAATCTGGTCTGGTATGGCATGATTCGATGAGTTCTTGAGCGTGCGTTGGCAGGATGAGTCCACCTTTATAAATATAATCTAACCACTTAAGTTCAAGATCTGAGCCCGCCAATTTCCTAAGCCTCTCATAATGCTCTGCCCGAGAGAATTCACTGGATGAGCGGGACAAGTTTGAACTGAGAAGACTGATAAGTATATCGATAATCGCTTTGCGATCAAGCAACTCATGGTCGGTTTGGTTTGAATAGCTCATCAGACAATCGTAACAGGCAGCTTCGCAGGGCTCCTTCGCGTGTGGTGATTTTAATAGGTCTTCAAACGATATGGGATCAAAGTGGCAGAGTTCTATTGCTTCTTTGATGACACGTTTAAAGCCAGTCACGTCTATAACCCGTTTCAGAACCCCAGCTCCACCTTCTGTAGACTCGTAGAAGAGGATAGACTTTCTATTGTCTCTCGACGGTAACGATTCAGCTGAAAGTTCGTTATCTTCCAATTCAAACACCCTCTGGATGGCATTCTTCAAGGCTGCCTGTAGAGAGGCGAGAATTGTGTCACTCACACTAACCTGAGGCTCAAACAAGAGGCAATTCTTGGTGTCACTTACAAAAGGACGAACTAGTATCTTCGATTTACCCATAGGTGAATCATCATCCCCATCTTCGTCCTGCCTCTTTGCCCAATATCCACGTTCAGTATCCAGCCAGAACCCTTCAGGTTCACCACTTATGCGCTTTCTATAACCCATGTTGATGCGCCAGATCATGGCTGAATCACCATATGTCAGGGTTCCCAAGCACTCATCACCACGCATGATTTTGGCACTTATACAAGATAAGCGACCTGATCGTACAGCATAACGTATGGTAGTACGGATATCGAAACCAAGTTTCAAGCGCTCTTCTTCATCGCAATTGATCTGATCCCTACGTTTGGCTACCACGTTTTGGAGCCTGAATAGGTTAGGAATCGGTGCATCTAATTGGCTGCCACAATGTTCGCATACATTGCACTGAGAGATATATTCCTTAGTTCCATCAGTATGTAAATATCCACATTGAGGGCATAACTTGGCTTCGCTGGTCGCAACATTGTTCTGTTCATCCTGGGCAGGCATGATAACCTGGTGGATGATATAGCGGGAACCTTCATGGTAAACAAATGACCTCGGTCCGAATTCTGTAATAGCCAGGAATCGAGGCCTTGAGAGATACTCATCCTTACCACTCTTTAATCTTCTTCCCGGGATGAAGGCAGACAGAGGTAGGCGGGGGAAATTGTAGCCAGGTAGAAAGCCTTCACTGGCAAAATAACGATAACTATAGAAATCTGATTGAATCGCTCCACTTGAAGTCGTAAGAAGTTCCAATTGGGACTCAGCTTCTCTCCTGAGGCGTTTAGCCTGGTCTTTATCAGATTGTTTTCTTGATGCATCGAGAATGATCTTGTTTTGCACCTCTTGCTGATGGAGAGCAGCTTTATACAATCCACGCCAACGTTCACAGGCCTGTTGAAACTGCAAGGGAAGCTGGCTTAAGGTGTCACTGAGCCAATCCGGAGAATACCAAACAGCCATTTTGATGCTCTCTTCGATGGAGTTTATTATCCTGCTAGCTCTGGTTAAGGCTCGTTGTCTGATCGAAAAATCCAGTAGAGCATTCTGGATATCTGGCAAGAGTTCTAGTGTTGGGGGCTGACCTGAGATATCAATGACTTCAGTAAGGGTGTTTCCCAGTTTCAACTTGGCTTCGGATAGCCAGATAGCATTAATGTGAGAGTGCAGCATGTCTTCATTGGCTAAATCAATCTGAGGGGTTGCAACAGACCCAGAGACCATGTTAACAGGATGTTTGAAGAAATACTGATCATGCGGGCTTCCGGTTGAGCAATACGTGAACACCAATGCAGGTTGACCACTTCTACCGGCACGTCCACTACGCTGTGCATAGTTCGCAGGAGTAGGTGGAACGTTACGCATATTAACCACATTTAGTAGCGATATATCGATACCTAATTCCATAGTGGGGGAGCAGTACAAAATTGGCAGTTTAGCTTCCCGGAAGTCATCTTCTCTGCGTTCCCTTTCATCATAGGATACTTGGGCTGTATGCTCCTTGGAGTATAAACCCCGGGTTGATGCTGCTATGAATTGGTAGAATTCCTTGAAGTACTGGTTTACAGGTTGCCCTTCCATAGAAACAGATGTTTGACGGATGGGATCATAGGCACCCTTTGAACCGTCTCCAGCTTTCCAGATCATCGAATCAGCTACTATCTGGTAGCCTGGCACGTCATCTGTTTTACTATCCCGGACTTTTTCGATAATACCATAGGATAGTAGACCCTGAAGCAGGTTCTCAATAATAGTCCTCGTATCATCCAACGTAAGCTTTTGATCGTAGTTTCTGAAGGTGTTAACTCGCCTAATGAACTGCCCAAAACCGCTTCTGGTTGAAAGATAGGTGTCCCCGCCATAATCTCCTGGCTTTCGCGAACGTGGATAGAGCACCGAGGCATGAGTTAACTGCTTGGTCTGCTCATTCTCATCAAAACCCCAGGGGGGTACAAGACGCTGTTGGCTGTGCTGTAGTATCCGTTCCTGTTCCTGTTGGTCGAGGTAGGATACTTTGATGGCAAGTTCTCTTCTCATCCAATCCAGCATGGCTTTCAGGATGTTTGTCCTGGTTTCCTTATCTGCATTGGCAATAGCAGGATGACAGCTTGCCCATTGATCAGTATCGCCTGCTAACTCATCGATAGAAAGATATTCAATTTCCAAAAGCCCAGTTTGTTCTAGATTCGGAGCGTTTACCCTCCATCCTCTTTTTAGATCGCGATACAGATGATATCCCAGGACGTTTCTCAGGGCACGCTCTGTTTCCGTCTTGGCAAGTCCTTTACCAGCCTCGGGATTAGAGGCATACTCATCAAAACACAAACCTAAGCTCTCAAAGACAAGTTGGGTTAGTTCACTGTGCCTGACACCTTCGTAAGCTTTCCCTGTTAAAGCATGATATAGAGCTCCCCTCAGCAGACCGACCTGGATGAAGTCGTTGAAGTGACCAGACTGCAGTGATGCATCCTGTCGGTTATCCGTAAAGCTCAGAAGCTTACGAGCTTCAGGAGGTAGTTCCATGTTACGGATGTGCCTTACAGCCGATAAGGATAATATGGTGGTGGCAGTGCTTCTGCCTTCTGTACCCAGGGCAGATAACTTGGCGAAGTCACTTCTCTGATTGGCAGCATAAGAGACCATGCAATTGGGGCAAAAACGAAAAGGAGCTTCTAGGAAGAGCATCTGTCTACCTGAGTTTCTAATCTGCCCATCGGGTGTAACCAGCACTGGTTTTGGCAGATATTCTCTCCGATTGTACATGATCTTTCCATCTTGGTCTTTCCATTCCTCGGGTACTTTATCAGCATTCTCTGCTGCATTGTCAGACCATTTATCAGCACCATTTACGTAGAGAAATCCTGCTTCCTGCTCCTCATCAAAGATTCGTTCATTCAGTTCCCTGGGGGCGAACCGCCAAGCTTCCTTCTCCTCATCGAAGACCTTGGTGACAGTATAAAACTCCTGTCCGCAGTGACGGCAAAATGCCAGGGGAAGCAGTATCTTATCTTTATTGCTATTGGGAACGAACAACTGTCTCTGGACTGTAAGGTGCCTAATGTCATTCTCATCAAGAGATGCATACACAGTATCCCCTCTACTGATAAACTGGTGCAGCTTAAAGGCAAAGACGGGAAATCCGTTACTCGGATTAATGGTTTTAAACCCTAACATGAGGGCATGCTGGATCGCACTTTTACAGGTTGATATATCAATCCCCGTAAGCTTACTGAGCTTCTCAGCCCCGCCATCCTTACCGGAGATACACTTTGCCGAAGATCGGTACAATTTTCCTGAAACCGGATCAGTCTCTACTCCGAAGGTAGTCTCTATCCATGAGAAAAATGATTCTTGCTTGATATCTTCAATATCCAGAGTATCTTTTTTTAAAGCGTTTTCTATCGATTCACGTAGCTTGGTGATCACTAATGGATTCGAAAAATCGAACTCCAAGGTTAAGCGTTGTAGAGACTCACCAATCACGTTCTCCGGCTCTACTTTGCTTCCGAAAAGTAGCGATGCGACTCTGGATATTTCCCTGTTCTGTTCCAGGCGGTCACCGGAGCTAGAAAGAGTTGCTGAGGTACCCACATAGATCACTTTCTCAGCCCTTGTAGCATCTATAGTCCTTCTGATCAGCATTGCCACATCAGCACCTTGCCGACCACGGTAGGTGTGCAGTTCATCCAGAACTAAGAACTTGAGGTTTTTACATGCGTTTACTAAGGGAGCTTCATTGGGTCTGGTCAGGATAAGCTCCAGCATAACGTAATTCGTCAGTAAAATATCAGGAGGATTAGCACAAATTTCATGCTTATCCTGTTCGGACTCCTGACCTGTGTATCGCTTGAATGTGACGGGTTTCGTATCAGAACTGAAACCCCAATTTATGAATTTACTGAGTTCCTTTTCCTGACTATTAGCCAGTGCATTCATGGGATAGACTATTATGGCCTTGATGCCTTTCCCGCTGCCGGTCTTTAGAATGTGATTTACTATGGGAATGATGTATGCCAGGCTCTTACCGGAACCGGTACCTGTGGTAAGTATGTAGTTTAGCCCTTGGGCTGCTCGCTTGATAGCCTCTGTCTGATGCCGATGTAACTGCATTTGTTTACCAAAGTCAGTTTCATCTCTCTTGATTCTAAATATTTGCTGGCATAATGGATGCAATATCCCTGATTCTATAAGGTCATCAATGGTATCACCAGTTTCGAAGAAGGGGCTTAATTGAATCAGAGGATCTGGCCAGAGCAAGCCGTCCTTTAACTCAGTAGCCACCATTTCTTTGATCGACTCGTCTTTGATGGTGATAAAGCCTTTGACATATGAGCAGTAGTCTGCAATCAGCTTTTCTCTAAGCTCGAAAACATTCATCAGCTAACCTTCCTAACGCAGCTATATGAACAGAGTGACCGTATAGATGCTATTAGCTTATCCAGAACCTCAGTCATTTCGAATCGACTTTCTGTTGTTTGCGGCTTGCTCCACCAGCCTTCACCCATGCATCAATCTCGGAGATCTTGAATTTAAACAAACGCCCCATCCGATGAACCGGCATTTCGTGTGTTTCTACCCACCTATAAACCGTGTCACTGCTTACGCCCATGTATGAGCAGATCTCTTTAGCAGAGAGCCAACGGTCACTCATCTCATTCATGATCTCTCCTAACATCAATACTTGCAAAGGCATAAGTGCAAGATAGAGGACTTTTTTCACTTCAAACCATTGCTGTTTTATATGTTTCTCAACCTTGCCAATTCGTCAACCGATATTTTCGGGTATCGTCCGCAGTGGTAGTGTATATATTGGGTAAGGGTAAGAAGAGACTGGATCAGCTGAAAATTGGTATTGACATCCGGCACATCACGACAAAAGTGATTACATCCACAATTAATTATGTACCAGGAGTATCTGATGAACAGACCGAAAGTCGTACTCTACGTAGGTGCATCCCTGGATGGCAGAATCACTTTGTCACCAAATGCAACCATGTTTGACAATTACAAA harbors:
- a CDS encoding DEAD/DEAH box helicase; translated protein: MNVFELREKLIADYCSYVKGFITIKDESIKEMVATELKDGLLWPDPLIQLSPFFETGDTIDDLIESGILHPLCQQIFRIKRDETDFGKQMQLHRHQTEAIKRAAQGLNYILTTGTGSGKSLAYIIPIVNHILKTGSGKGIKAIIVYPMNALANSQEKELSKFINWGFSSDTKPVTFKRYTGQESEQDKHEICANPPDILLTNYVMLELILTRPNEAPLVNACKNLKFLVLDELHTYRGRQGADVAMLIRRTIDATRAEKVIYVGTSATLSSSGDRLEQNREISRVASLLFGSKVEPENVIGESLQRLTLEFDFSNPLVITKLRESIENALKKDTLDIEDIKQESFFSWIETTFGVETDPVSGKLYRSSAKCISGKDGGAEKLSKLTGIDISTCKSAIQHALMLGFKTINPSNGFPVFAFKLHQFISRGDTVYASLDENDIRHLTVQRQLFVPNSNKDKILLPLAFCRHCGQEFYTVTKVFDEEKEAWRFAPRELNERIFDEEQEAGFLYVNGADKWSDNAAENADKVPEEWKDQDGKIMYNRREYLPKPVLVTPDGQIRNSGRQMLFLEAPFRFCPNCMVSYAANQRSDFAKLSALGTEGRSTATTILSLSAVRHIRNMELPPEARKLLSFTDNRQDASLQSGHFNDFIQVGLLRGALYHALTGKAYEGVRHSELTQLVFESLGLCFDEYASNPEAGKGLAKTETERALRNVLGYHLYRDLKRGWRVNAPNLEQTGLLEIEYLSIDELAGDTDQWASCHPAIANADKETRTNILKAMLDWMRRELAIKVSYLDQQEQERILQHSQQRLVPPWGFDENEQTKQLTHASVLYPRSRKPGDYGGDTYLSTRSGFGQFIRRVNTFRNYDQKLTLDDTRTIIENLLQGLLSYGIIEKVRDSKTDDVPGYQIVADSMIWKAGDGSKGAYDPIRQTSVSMEGQPVNQYFKEFYQFIAASTRGLYSKEHTAQVSYDERERREDDFREAKLPILYCSPTMELGIDISLLNVVNMRNVPPTPANYAQRSGRAGRSGQPALVFTYCSTGSPHDQYFFKHPVNMVSGSVATPQIDLANEDMLHSHINAIWLSEAKLKLGNTLTEVIDISGQPPTLELLPDIQNALLDFSIRQRALTRASRIINSIEESIKMAVWYSPDWLSDTLSQLPLQFQQACERWRGLYKAALHQQEVQNKIILDASRKQSDKDQAKRLRREAESQLELLTTSSGAIQSDFYSYRYFASEGFLPGYNFPRLPLSAFIPGRRLKSGKDEYLSRPRFLAITEFGPRSFVYHEGSRYIIHQVIMPAQDEQNNVATSEAKLCPQCGYLHTDGTKEYISQCNVCEHCGSQLDAPIPNLFRLQNVVAKRRDQINCDEEERLKLGFDIRTTIRYAVRSGRLSCISAKIMRGDECLGTLTYGDSAMIWRINMGYRKRISGEPEGFWLDTERGYWAKRQDEDGDDDSPMGKSKILVRPFVSDTKNCLLFEPQVSVSDTILASLQAALKNAIQRVFELEDNELSAESLPSRDNRKSILFYESTEGGAGVLKRVIDVTGFKRVIKEAIELCHFDPISFEDLLKSPHAKEPCEAACYDCLMSYSNQTDHELLDRKAIIDILISLLSSNLSRSSSEFSRAEHYERLRKLAGSDLELKWLDYIYKGGLILPTHAQELIESCHTRPDYLYSDKYVAVYIDGPIHDSPNQANKDKKIQEDLEDTGWHVIRFRYDKDWPEIIAANENIFGEK
- a CDS encoding helix-turn-helix domain-containing protein, producing the protein MNEMSDRWLSAKEICSYMGVSSDTVYRWVETHEMPVHRMGRLFKFKISEIDAWVKAGGASRKQQKVDSK